The following is a genomic window from Planctomycetia bacterium.
TGCGTAAAGTAGCCGATGGCATCGCCGGGCGTCACGGCGGCAATCGCGCGGCCCATCGCCTTGCACAACGGCTCGAAGCTTCGCGCCGCCGCACTTCGCAGGTACTGCTTCACCTTTGACCACATCGGTTCAATCGGATTGAAGTCGGGCGAGTACGGCGGCAGGAACAAAGCGGTGGCGCCGACTTGAGCGATGGCCTCCATCGCGCCCGGGGCGTGGTGCGAGGCCAGGTTGTCCATCACCACGATGTCGTCCGGCTTGAGGGTGGGCGCGAGAACCTGGCGGACATAGGCCGTGAAGGCCGCGCCATCGATCGCCCCGGGCAACAGCATCGGCGCGGTGGGTCCGCTCAGCCGCAGTCCGCAGAGCATCGTCGTGGTCTGCCAACGGCCATTGGGCGCATGGGCCTTGACCCGCTGCCCGCGCGGGGCGCGGCCCCGCAGCCGCGTCAGGTTGGTCTTGGCCGAGCTCTCATCAATAAAAACAAGGCGATCCGGATCGAGGCCGCCCAGCGCCGCCTGCCAGCGCTGCCGCGCCGCCTTCACGTCCGGACGGTTCTGCTCATCCGCAAAGAGCGACTTTTTTTTAGCGACAGCTTCATCTTGTGGAGCGTGCGGCAAAGGTGGCCCAGGGTGACCTCCAGACCCAGCCGGTCGCGCAGT
Proteins encoded in this region:
- a CDS encoding IS630 family transposase, coding for MKAARQRWQAALGGLDPDRLVFIDESSAKTNLTRLRGRAPRGQRVKAHAPNGRWQTTTMLCGLRLSGPTAPMLLPGAIDGAAFTAYVRQVLAPTLKPDDIVVMDNLASHHAPGAMEAIAQVGATALFLPPYSPDFNPIEPMWSKVKQYLRSAAARSFEPLCKAMGRAIAAVTPGDAIGYFTHCGIATEMRKPL